One Scomber scombrus chromosome 4, fScoSco1.1, whole genome shotgun sequence genomic region harbors:
- the mier3b gene encoding mesoderm induction early response protein 3, with the protein MLVHEYDDERTLEEEESLDGGRNFSSEIADLEKEGNMPLEELLAIYRYEASAGSSIDSSSGDLTDELPDMTLDKEEIAKDLLSGDYEEETQSSADDLTPSVTSHEATDFFPRTLRSNTISDGDKESECDDDGPSPEDSRKEIMVGTQYQADVPSCLCHYKDGEKVYEDEDELLWSPGALPENKIRSFLSEVLSRTTDEKTGCDKPGMHIRDNEQALHELVKCNYNTREALERYCSRIKSSKEKSPQWSEEECKNFEHALQMYDKNFHLIQKHKVTTRTVAECVAFYYMWKKSERFDFFVQQNRFGKKKYSSYPGVTDLMDRLVDEAEGLAVDSSSSVCSGAGGGGRLETTTDQQLSLLNSITASDLTALSNSVATVCSPAEVSCLDSYTFPPMESLHRGSLNHEESLGFPSNGADPDCLNMLDAGFYHSDLGQLGGVCVNKDCERPSKRLKMALPDSFINDVSVNNLGVDFEGRRKTTHHHRITGAKMAVSVTDFGSLAGSGEPNGFLGGHARHHTQHTAALQSE; encoded by the exons ATGTTAGTTCATGAGTATGATGATGAGAGGActctggaggaggaagagtctCTGGATGGAGGCAGGAATTTCAGCTCTGAGATTGCAGATCTGGAGAAG GAGGGTAATATGCCTTTGGAGGAACTGTTGGCCATCTATCGTTATGAGGCCTCAGCTGGTTCTAGTATAGACAGCTCCTCTGGTGACCTGACGGATGAGCTTCCTGACATGACTTTGGACAAG GAGGAAATAGCTAAAGACCTGTTGTCCGGGGACTACGAGGAAGAGACCCAGTCTTCAGCTGATGATCTCACCCCTTCAGTCACCTCCCATGAGGCCACTGATTTCTTCCCAAGAACACTTCGAT CCAACACTATCTCTGACGGGGATAAAGAGTCAGAGTGTGATGACGATGGCCCGAGCCCAGAGGACTCCAGAAAG GAGATAATGGTGGGAACACAGTACCAAGCAGACGTTCCTTCTTGCCTCTGTCACTACAAAGATGGGGAGAAAG TGTATGAAGATGAAGACGAGCTATTATGGAGCCCAGGTGCATTGCCAGAAAACAAGATTAGGAGTTTTCTGTCTGAAGTGTTGTCACGGACAACGGATGAAAAGACAGGATGTGACAAACCAGGGATGCACATCCGAGACAATGAGCAG GCTTTGCATGAGCTTGTGAAATGCAACTACAACACCCGTGAAGCACTAGAGAGATACTGCAGCCGCATAAAATCCTCAAAAG aaaaatcgcCCCAGTGGTCCGAAGAGGAATGCAAGAACTTTGAACACGCACTACAGATGTATGACAAGAACTTTCACCtcatacagaaacacaaa GTCACAACACGAACAGTAGCAGAATGTGTGGCATTTTACTACATGTGGAAAAAGTCGGAGCGCTTCGACTTCTTCGTACAGCAGAATCGGTTCGGAAAGAAAAAGTACAGCAGCTATCCTGGCGTAAC CGACCTGATGGACAGGCTAGTGGACGAAGCAGAGGGACTGGCAGTGGACAGTTCCTCCTCTGTGTGCTCAGGAGCAGGTGGCGGAGGAAGACTGGAGACCACCACAGACCAACAGCTCAGCTTGCTCAACTCCATCACTGCCAGCGATCTCACAG CTCTGAGTAACAGCGTAGCAACAGTGTGCAGCCCTGCGGAGGTCAGTTGCCTGGACTCCTACACCTTTCCTCCCATGGAAAGTCTACATCGCGGTTCCCTGAATCACGAGGAATCCCTCGGCTTCCCATCCAACGGTGCAGACCCCGACTGCCTAAACATGCTCGACGCAGGCTTCTACCACTCGGACCTGGGTCAGCTAGGAGGAGTGTGTGTCAACAAGGACTGCGAGCGGCCTTCAAAGAGactcaagatggcgctgcctgACTCCTTTATCAATGACGTCTCTGTAAATAACCTCGGAGTGGACTTTGAAGGGCGACGGAAAACGACGCACCACCACCGAATCACCGGCGCCAAAATGGCAGTGTCTGTCACAGACTTTGGGAGCTTGGCTGGCAGCGGTGAGCCTAACGGGTTCCTGGGAGGACATGCACGGCaccacacacagcacactgcaGCACTTCAGTCAGAGTGA